A section of the Oryza sativa Japonica Group chromosome 1, ASM3414082v1 genome encodes:
- the LOC4326435 gene encoding L-type lectin-domain containing receptor kinase IX.1, translating to MGISAAAAAAPFLLLVALLLLLPSPAAAFSFTYNFTSADTAPSGIAFQGDAFFNKFIRLTRDERIGPITSSAGRAFFSRPVPLCDPVSRRRASFSTAFSFSIAAPDPSAASGDGLAFFLSPFPSVLPNSSAGGLLGLFNSFSRGGAAAAHPRPLVAVEFDTYKNEWDPSDDHVGVDLGGIVSAATVDWPTSMKDGRRAHARVAYDGQAKNLTVALSYGDAAAAAALTDPVLWYAVDLMEYLPDAVAVGFSAATGEAAELHQVLYWEFTSSIDTKEETVILWVVLGLCGLLLVLVAAGVLWFVSQWRKAGELADGDIDEEMGYDELADEEFFVESGPRRFRYSDLAAATKNFSDERKLGQGGFGAVYRGFLKELGLAVAIKRVSKGSTQGRKEYAAEVRIISQLRHRHLVRLVGWCHEHRGDFLLVYELMPNGSVDRHLYGGGGGSKKAGGAAPPLSWPTRYNVALGLASALLYLHEECPQCVVHRDIKPSNVMLDATFSAKLGDFGLAKLVEHGSQPHTTVLAGTLGYLAPECVITGRASRESDVYSFGVVALEIACGRRPAELDEEDPSKARLVPWVWELYGKRAILEAADQRLNGKFDLEQMERLMVVGLWCAHPDHAHRPSIRQALNVLKFEAPLPSLPPKMPVPSYFPPPDLVAPVSVEGTSSTDGPGVSECGSSGSNAGGGSGINDRLLDP from the coding sequence ATggggatctccgccgccgccgccgccgcccccttccttctcctcgtcgccctgctgctgctgctgccgtccCCCGCCGCGGCCTTCTCCTTCACCTACAACTTCACCTCGGCGGACACGGCGCCGTCGGGCATCGCGTTCCAGGGCGACGCCTTCTTCAACAAGTTCATCCGCCTTACCCGCGACGAGCGCATCGGCCCCATCACCAGCAGCGCCGGGAGGGCCTTCTTCTCGCGCCCCGTCCCGCTCTGCGACCccgtctcccgccgccgcgcctccttctccaccgccttctccttctccatcgccgcccccgacccctccgccgcctccggcgatggcctcgccttcttcctctcccccttcccctccgtCCTCCCCAACAGCTccgccggcggcctcctcggcctcTTCAACTCCTTCTCACGCgggggcgcagcggcggcgcacccgcgcccgctcgtcgccgtcgaatTCGACACCTACAAGAACGAGTGGGACCCCAGCGACGACCACGTCGGCGTTGACCTCGGCGGGATTgtctccgccgccaccgtcgactGGCCCACCAGCATGAAGGACGGCCGGAGGGCGCACGCGCGCGTCGCGTACGACGGCCAGGCCAAGAACCTCACCGTCGCGCTCTCctacggcgacgcggcggcggcggcggccctgaCGGACCCCGTGCTCTGGTACGCCGTCGATCTGATGGAGTACCtccccgacgccgtcgccgtcggcttcTCCGCCGCCACGGGCGAGGCCGCCGAGCTGCACCAGGTGCTGTACTGGGAGTTCACCTCCAGCATCGACACCAAGGAGGAGACGGTAATCCTGTGGGTTGTGTTGGGGCTCTGCGGTTTGCTTCTCGTGCTCGTCGCCGCTGGCGTGCTCTGGTTCGTGTCGCAATGGAGGAAAGCCGGAGAGCTCGCCGATGGCGACATCGACGAGGAGATGGGGTacgacgagctcgccgacgaGGAGTTCTTCGTGGAGAGCGGGCCGAGGCGGTTCCGGTACAGCGACCTTGCGGCGGCGACCAAGAATTTCTCCGACGAGAGGAAGCTCGGGCAGGGCGGCTTCGGCGCCGTGTACAGGGGCTTCTTGAAGGAGCTCGGTTTGGCGGTGGCGATCAAGAGGGTGTCCAAGGGCTCGACGCAGGGGCGCAAGGAGTACGCGGCGGAGGTGCGCATCATCAGCCAgctgcgccaccgccacctcgtcCGCCTCGTCGGCTGGTGCCACGAGCACCGCGGCGACTTCCTGCTGGTGTACGAGCTCATGCCCAACGGCAGCGTCGACCGCCAcctctacggcggcggcggcggcagcaagaaggccggcggcgcggcgccgcccctctcctGGCCGACGCGGTACAACGTCGCGCTGGGCCTCGCGTCGGCGCTGCTCTACCTCCACGAGGAGTGCCCGCAGTGCGTGGTGCACCGCGACATCAAGCCGAGCAACGTCATGCTCGACGCCACCTTCAGCGCCAAGCTCGGCGACTTCGGCCTCGCCAAGCTCGTCGAGCACGGCAGCCAGCCGCACACCACCGTGCTGGCCGGCACGCTGGGCTACCTGGCGCCGGAGTGCGTCATCACGGGCAGGGCCAGCCGGGAGTcggacgtgtacagcttcggcgtcgTGGCGCTGGAGATCGCGtgcggccgccgccccgcggaGCTCGACGAGGAGGACCCGAGCAAGGCGAGGCTGGTGCCGTGGGTGTGGGAGCTCTACGGCAAGAGAGCCATCCTCGAAGCCGCGGACCAGAGGCTCAATGGCAAGTTCGACCTCGAGCAGATGGAGCGGCTCATGGTGGTAGGATTGTGGTGCGCGCACCCCGACCACGCGCACCGGCCGAGCATCAGGCAGGCGCTGAACGTGCTCAAGTTCGaggcgccgctgccgtcgctgccgcccaAGATGCCGGTGCCGTCGTACTTCCCGCCGCCGGACTTGGTCGCTCCGGTGTCCGTCGAAGGCACGTCGAGCACCGATGGCCCAGGCGTCAGTGAGTGTGGATCGTCTGGGTCCAATGCCGGAGGAGGATCGGGGATCAATGATAGGCTTCTCGATCCATGA